A DNA window from Mytilus edulis chromosome 14, xbMytEdul2.2, whole genome shotgun sequence contains the following coding sequences:
- the LOC139504167 gene encoding uncharacterized protein, translating into MLEFREQKIDQSQIMINASKLNNVSHIKLNLSKKFQIKKTKGMKINVCAILPNGHLLMANGTKENHLKVYRDTGEHIRDILVSGKPYDIAVIDLNRIVVTYLDAFYLEVMNNNTFNVEKNISLQNSCFEVSHGDGKLYVVYENDIQVMDLSGRQLKTLKTAANGLACIKTSRDKIVYADNSTNQVHCCRLNGEELWKCECDLIELPHDITVDSYQNVYVVGYNSNNLTIIQHDGIYSKTLLTESDGLYHPTTVDFDTDKGTLLICNEEGNVALYKVA; encoded by the coding sequence ATGTTAGAGTTCAGAGAACAAAAAATCGATCAATCTCAGATTATGATCAATGCCTCAAAACTAAATAACGTATCTCATATAAAGCTTAACCTTtccaaaaaatttcaaataaagaaaacaaaaggcATGAAAATTAATGTTTGTGCCATATTACCTAACGGTCATTTATTGATGGCAAATGGAACAAAAGAGAATCATTTAAAAGTGTACCGAGATACTGGTGAGCATATTCGAGACATTTTAGTATCCGGAAAACCGTATGATATTGCCGTGATAGATCTTAATCGTATTGTTGTGACGTACTTGGACGCGTTTTACCTTGAAGTTATGAATAACAATACTTTTAATGTAGAAAAGAACATCAGTTTACAAAATAGTTGCTTTGAGGTTTCACACGGGGATGGGAAACTTTACGTAGTATAtgaaaatgatatacaagtcATGGATCTATCAGGTAGACAACTGAAAACATTAAAAACAGCAGCTAATGGTCTAGCTTGCATCAAAACGAGCAGAGACAAGATAGTTTACGCAGATAACAGCACGAATCAAGTTCACTGTTGTCGTTTGAATGGAGAAGAATTGTGGAAGTGTGAATGTGATTTGATAGAACTTCCTCACGATATAACAGTAGACTCTTACCAAAATGTGTACGTTGTAGGTTATAATTCCAACAATCTAACAATTATACAACATGATGGGATATACAGTAAAACATTACTGACCGAATCAGATGGCCTATATCATCCAACAACTGTGGACTTTGATACAGACAAAGGAACATTACTCATATGTAATGAAGAAGGAAATGTTGCCTTGTACAAAGTCGCTTAA
- the LOC139504166 gene encoding E3 ubiquitin-protein ligase Midline-1-like, whose amino-acid sequence MGTAITKKSASNLDLHLTKDNKGFRMTSEKNIQCGPCLFDDVTKDAGKWCTNCEEGICDDCENVHRKSKTSRNHKVISIEDYRKIENVSISQVCEHHGENLEWFCKSHDEVLCVVCVPSKHKACTAVIPISVNSANSRQSTALSDLEESIDGTLSNLKQCIKNRESAPNEIENQEIAVKTMILETRMNINHHLDRLQEECLQELRSTTQTCISKYMEIV is encoded by the coding sequence GTTTTCGAATGacctcagaaaaaaatattcaatgtgGTCCATGTCTGTTTGATGATGTCACAAAGGATGCAGGGAAGTGGTGTACTAACTGTGAAGAAGGAATATGTGATGATTGTGAAAACGTTCATAGAAAAAGTAAAACATCAAGAAACCATAAGGTTATTTCAATTGAAGATTACCGCAAGATTGAAAATGTTTCCATATCTCAGGTCTGTGAGCACCATGGGGAAAACCTAGAATGGTTCTGTAAAAGTCACGACGAAGTCCTCTGTGTCGTTTGTGTCCCATCAAAACACAAGGCATGTACTGCTGTTATACCAATTAGTGTTAACTCTGCAAATTCAAGACAGTCAACTGCATTATCGGATCTTGAAGAAAGTATTGACGGAACACTGTCCAACTTGAAACAATGCATAAAGAATCGTGAATCCGCACCAAATGAGATCGAAAACCAAGAAATTGCTGTCAAAACCATGATTCTGGAAACGAGAATGAATATAAATCACCACCTAGACAGGCTACAGGAGGAATGTTTGCAGGAACTAAGATCAACAACTCAAacttgtatatcaaaatatatggAAATCGTTTAG